Proteins from a single region of Diaphorobacter limosus:
- a CDS encoding SCO family protein: protein MLLRTALASVLLLLGGWAAASWLTYGFQAWTDEGARRLEVALHPVTAPPITVQGPGLTGSLPALLGEDGGVTIVDFIYTHCETVCLTLGSSFQQLQAALQADLAAGHDTKLRLLSISFDGARDDPTALQAYAQGLRADPALWRFVRVPDVGEQQALLRALGVVVIPDGRGDYEHNAALLLFDSRGRMVRIFDLAEQQLAFNYARHLARGPR, encoded by the coding sequence ATGCTGCTGCGCACGGCCCTGGCCAGCGTCCTGCTGCTGCTGGGCGGCTGGGCCGCGGCCAGCTGGCTGACCTACGGCTTTCAGGCCTGGACCGACGAGGGAGCGCGCCGCCTGGAGGTGGCGCTGCACCCCGTCACCGCGCCACCCATCACCGTCCAAGGCCCGGGCCTGACCGGCAGCCTGCCGGCGCTGCTGGGCGAGGATGGCGGCGTGACCATTGTCGATTTCATCTACACCCATTGCGAGACAGTGTGCCTGACGCTGGGCAGCAGCTTCCAGCAACTGCAGGCCGCGCTGCAGGCGGATCTGGCGGCGGGCCACGACACAAAACTCAGGCTGCTGTCCATCAGCTTCGACGGCGCGCGCGACGACCCCACGGCGCTGCAGGCCTACGCCCAGGGCCTGCGCGCCGACCCGGCCCTGTGGCGCTTCGTACGCGTGCCCGATGTGGGCGAGCAGCAGGCGCTGCTGCGCGCGCTGGGCGTGGTCGTGATCCCCGACGGTCGTGGCGACTACGAGCACAACGCCGCGCTGCTGTTGTTCGACTCCCGGGGCCGCATGGTGCGCATCTTCGACCTGGCCGAGCAGCAGCTGGCATTCAACTACGCGCGCCACCTGGCACGGGGCCCGCGATGA